A single genomic interval of Acetobacteraceae bacterium harbors:
- the ahcY gene encoding adenosylhomocysteinase: protein MSDYKVSDMSLAEWGRKEISIAEGEMPGLMALREEFGKKQPLKGACIAGCLHMTIQTAVLIETLIALGAEVRWSSCNIYSTQDQAAAAIAAAGIPVFAWKGLSEEEFWWCIEQTIKGPNGWTPNMILDDGGDLTVLMHDKYPEMLKDVRGLSEETTTGVHRLWEMEKAGKLLVPAINVNDSVTKSKFDNLYGCRESLVDAIRRGTDVMMAGKVAVVAGYGDVGKGSAASLRNAGCRVLVTEVDPICALQAAMEGYEVVSMEDAAPRGDIFVTCTGNVDIITLEHMRAMRHRAIVCNIGHFDSEIQIKALRNFRWDNIKPQVDEVVFPDDKRIILLSQGRLVNLGNATGHPSFVMSASFTNQTLAQIELWTAQKGQYENKVYTLPKKLDEKVAALHLAKVGAKLSRLSPEQAKYIGVPTEGPFKHELYRY, encoded by the coding sequence ATGAGCGATTACAAAGTAAGTGATATGTCCCTGGCCGAATGGGGCCGGAAAGAAATTTCCATCGCGGAAGGCGAAATGCCAGGGCTGATGGCCCTTCGGGAAGAATTCGGCAAAAAGCAGCCCCTGAAAGGCGCGTGCATCGCGGGTTGCCTGCATATGACGATCCAGACGGCTGTACTCATTGAAACGCTGATCGCACTCGGCGCGGAAGTGCGCTGGTCATCCTGCAATATTTACTCCACCCAGGATCAGGCCGCCGCCGCGATCGCCGCCGCCGGTATCCCGGTTTTTGCGTGGAAAGGCCTGTCGGAAGAAGAATTCTGGTGGTGTATTGAACAGACCATCAAAGGCCCGAATGGATGGACGCCCAATATGATCCTCGATGACGGGGGTGATCTGACCGTTCTGATGCATGATAAATATCCTGAAATGCTCAAAGATGTGCGCGGCCTGTCGGAAGAGACGACCACGGGCGTGCACCGGCTCTGGGAGATGGAGAAGGCAGGCAAGCTGCTCGTGCCAGCCATTAACGTTAATGACAGCGTGACCAAATCAAAATTCGATAATCTTTATGGCTGTCGGGAAAGCCTGGTCGATGCGATCCGCCGTGGCACTGATGTGATGATGGCGGGCAAAGTCGCTGTCGTCGCCGGATATGGTGATGTTGGCAAAGGGTCAGCCGCCTCCCTGCGCAATGCAGGTTGCCGCGTCCTTGTGACAGAGGTGGACCCGATCTGCGCGCTTCAGGCCGCGATGGAAGGTTATGAAGTCGTCTCCATGGAAGATGCAGCGCCGCGCGGAGATATTTTCGTCACCTGCACGGGCAATGTCGACATCATCACGCTTGAGCATATGCGCGCCATGCGACACCGCGCCATTGTGTGCAATATCGGCCATTTCGACAGTGAAATCCAGATTAAGGCGCTACGCAATTTCAGATGGGACAACATCAAGCCGCAGGTGGATGAGGTTGTTTTTCCGGATGACAAGCGAATCATTCTGCTTTCCCAGGGCCGTCTGGTCAATCTCGGGAACGCGACCGGGCATCCTTCTTTCGTTATGTCAGCCTCCTTCACGAACCAGACGCTCGCGCAGATTGAGCTTTGGACGGCGCAGAAAGGACAATATGAAAATAAGGTCTACACGCTGCCGAAGAAACTTGATGAGAAGGTGGCCGCGCTTCACCTCGCGAAGGTCGGCGCCAAACTGAGCCGCCTGAGCCCCGAGCAGGCGAAATATATCGGCGTGCCGACGGAAGGCCCCTTCAAACACGAGCTTTACCGTTACTGA
- a CDS encoding Do family serine endopeptidase, producing MTVPLIGLSAIIPPRAYADGPIKPGAQLQNAPDLVGLVKAVKPAVVSITARIRVDADDQGNFDDNGQWPQSAMPFPFPFPFQFAPPTGQRMVEAHGSGFIISQDGYVVTNNHVVKNATKVTVTLDDGSSFPAKIIGRDSKSDVALLKIKTTDKLPFIRLGNSDNVQPGAFVVAVGNPYGLGGTVTSGIVSALGRDLGAGPYDDFIQVDAPINHGNSGGPLFDQNGDVIGMNTAIISPSGGSIGIGFAIPSNTVKDVVNQLQKTGHVTRGYLGVTVQRISPTMAKALGLTNPSPGIAPTGALVANVIAGGPADHAGIRSGDIIMSVNGVKVKNDHDVVMQTVANKPGSEIVIQVLRDGKPQSIKARVGNFPKNGDVASSDSDNADDAGSTKLGVSLSPLTDDIRHQLGVDRSVKGAVVSAVTPGSPAEQAGIRPGDIVQSVDRTPVLNPEAATLAVRAVLRKNKPVLLRIYRDGQRIFIAIAQNNNRDDD from the coding sequence ATGACCGTGCCGCTTATCGGACTCAGCGCGATTATCCCGCCGCGGGCTTATGCTGATGGCCCGATCAAGCCCGGGGCGCAGCTTCAGAATGCTCCGGATCTCGTCGGACTCGTCAAGGCTGTTAAACCCGCAGTCGTGTCAATCACGGCGCGCATCCGTGTGGACGCGGATGATCAGGGTAATTTTGATGATAACGGGCAGTGGCCGCAAAGTGCGATGCCATTTCCCTTTCCGTTTCCTTTCCAATTTGCACCGCCCACCGGCCAGCGCATGGTGGAAGCGCATGGGTCCGGCTTCATCATCTCGCAGGATGGTTATGTGGTGACGAATAACCATGTCGTCAAAAACGCCACAAAAGTGACGGTGACGCTTGATGATGGGTCGAGCTTCCCCGCGAAAATCATCGGCCGTGACAGTAAAAGCGATGTCGCCTTGTTGAAAATCAAAACCACTGATAAACTCCCTTTCATCCGATTGGGTAATTCCGACAATGTGCAGCCGGGTGCCTTCGTTGTGGCCGTCGGCAATCCTTACGGGTTGGGCGGCACTGTCACATCCGGGATTGTGTCCGCGCTGGGTCGTGACCTCGGTGCCGGGCCTTATGATGACTTTATCCAGGTTGATGCGCCGATCAATCACGGCAATTCAGGCGGGCCGCTTTTTGACCAAAACGGGGACGTGATCGGGATGAACACGGCCATCATCTCGCCGTCCGGCGGCTCAATCGGGATTGGCTTTGCCATCCCGTCCAACACGGTCAAGGATGTGGTCAATCAGCTCCAGAAAACGGGGCATGTCACGCGGGGCTATCTCGGCGTTACGGTTCAGCGGATTTCGCCAACGATGGCGAAAGCGCTTGGCTTGACAAACCCGTCACCCGGTATCGCGCCGACGGGGGCGCTGGTGGCCAATGTCATCGCGGGCGGCCCCGCGGATCACGCCGGTATCCGCAGTGGTGACATCATCATGTCAGTCAACGGCGTGAAGGTGAAAAACGACCATGATGTCGTTATGCAAACTGTCGCCAATAAGCCTGGCTCCGAAATTGTGATTCAGGTGCTACGTGACGGCAAACCCCAGTCCATCAAGGCGCGGGTCGGCAATTTTCCCAAAAATGGTGACGTCGCATCATCCGACTCGGATAATGCGGACGATGCGGGATCAACGAAGCTTGGCGTATCGCTCTCCCCGCTCACGGATGATATCCGCCACCAGCTTGGTGTCGACAGAAGCGTGAAAGGTGCCGTTGTGAGTGCGGTCACGCCTGGCTCCCCAGCGGAACAGGCCGGAATTCGCCCCGGTGATATCGTGCAGAGTGTTGATCGCACGCCGGTTTTGAATCCGGAGGCAGCGACCCTGGCCGTGCGCGCCGTACTCAGAAAAAATAAGCCGGTCCTACTCCGAATCTATCGGGACGGTCAGCGGATTTTTATCGCGATCGCTCAGAATAATAATCGGGATGATGATTAA
- the folD gene encoding bifunctional methylenetetrahydrofolate dehydrogenase/methenyltetrahydrofolate cyclohydrolase FolD, protein MKPDEACRRKIIDGKAIARALTESIKNKVERFRLEIGKIPGLAVVLVGNDPASEVYVKNKAIQTHRAGMRSFMHMLPETTAQDELLELIARLNADVAIHGILVQLPLPKHLDRNIVINAIAPHKDVDGLGEVNAGRLSLGMDGHVPCTPLGCLKLLQETLGTLRGLHAVIIGASNLVGKPMAQLLLKQGCTVSIAHIDTKDPGGLARQGDILIVAVGKAELVPGDWVKPGATVIDVGIIRKDLPDGKTRLVGDVAFDDALEKAAFITPVPGGVGPMTIACLLSNTFDAACKADKGVT, encoded by the coding sequence ATGAAACCTGACGAAGCGTGTCGGCGCAAAATCATAGATGGCAAGGCGATCGCCCGCGCTCTGACTGAGTCCATCAAGAATAAAGTGGAGCGCTTCCGCCTTGAGATCGGCAAAATCCCGGGATTGGCGGTCGTACTGGTGGGCAATGACCCGGCCAGTGAGGTCTACGTCAAAAACAAGGCGATCCAGACACATCGTGCGGGAATGCGCTCTTTCATGCATATGCTGCCGGAAACAACTGCGCAGGATGAGTTGCTTGAGTTGATCGCGCGGCTCAATGCGGATGTGGCGATCCATGGTATCCTCGTCCAACTCCCTTTGCCGAAGCATCTTGACCGGAATATCGTCATCAATGCGATAGCGCCGCATAAGGATGTGGATGGGCTGGGCGAAGTTAATGCCGGTCGACTCAGCCTGGGTATGGACGGGCATGTGCCTTGCACACCCTTGGGGTGCCTCAAGCTGCTTCAGGAAACGCTGGGGACGTTGCGTGGCCTGCATGCCGTCATCATTGGCGCGTCCAATCTTGTTGGCAAGCCGATGGCGCAGCTCCTGCTGAAGCAGGGTTGCACCGTCTCCATCGCCCATATCGACACGAAAGATCCAGGTGGTCTGGCGCGTCAGGGGGATATTCTCATTGTCGCCGTGGGGAAAGCCGAACTCGTCCCGGGTGACTGGGTCAAGCCCGGTGCAACCGTCATTGATGTCGGCATCATCCGCAAGGACCTGCCCGATGGCAAAACCCGCCTCGTTGGCGATGTGGCGTTCGATGACGCGCTTGAAAAAGCCGCTTTCATCACCCCTGTGCCAGGCGGGGTGGGGCCGATGACTATTGCCTGCCTGCTCAGTAACACGTTCGACGCGGCGTGTAAAGCGGATAAGGGCGTCACATGA
- a CDS encoding DUF3597 domain-containing protein, which produces MSIFSTLVSKIFGRADAKTPGTMEGSSAGTDVNAILTDLANKKGGGASNWKTSIVDLMKLLNMDSSLEARKQLAKELGYTGDMNDSASINIWLSKQVMQKLSENGGKLPDSFKK; this is translated from the coding sequence ATGAGTATCTTCAGCACCCTCGTTTCCAAAATTTTCGGCCGTGCCGATGCTAAAACACCTGGCACGATGGAGGGGAGTTCAGCTGGCACGGATGTCAACGCCATCCTGACCGATCTTGCCAATAAAAAAGGTGGTGGCGCTTCCAATTGGAAAACATCCATTGTGGATCTTATGAAGCTCCTGAATATGGACAGCTCTCTTGAAGCGCGCAAACAGCTCGCGAAAGAACTTGGCTATACGGGCGACATGAATGACAGTGCCAGCATCAATATCTGGCTCAGCAAGCAGGTGATGCAGAAACTTTCAGAGAATGGCGGCAAGCTTCCCGATTCTTTCAAGAAGTAA
- a CDS encoding methylenetetrahydrofolate reductase, with translation MTRISIELVPRDAASLRQDFETVRRALPQAGLINIPDLTRMEMRSWEAAHLLKREGDVPVIPHIRAIDIAPDAPLPCAHQSGINEILVVEGDPPADPSRPTYPNDSVGIIRRYQREAPHLEVYAAFDPYRRAPYQELEAVKRKIDASAVGFFTQPLFDLPMLELCARWLEGQSVFWGVSPVVSEKSRAYWENVNHVVFARDFDASLSANIAFAQKMLDFVKREKSNIYFMPLRIDLAAYLGGLMMPAV, from the coding sequence ATGACGCGGATATCCATTGAACTTGTGCCGCGTGATGCGGCGTCGCTGCGTCAGGATTTTGAGACGGTGCGGCGCGCTCTGCCTCAGGCGGGGTTGATCAATATTCCCGATCTTACACGTATGGAGATGCGATCATGGGAGGCGGCGCATCTCCTTAAACGGGAGGGGGATGTCCCGGTGATCCCGCATATTCGTGCGATTGATATTGCCCCGGATGCGCCTCTGCCCTGCGCCCACCAATCCGGTATAAACGAAATTCTGGTGGTGGAAGGTGATCCGCCCGCCGACCCGTCGCGCCCGACCTATCCGAATGACAGCGTCGGTATCATTCGGCGTTACCAGCGTGAGGCGCCGCATTTGGAAGTCTATGCCGCGTTTGACCCCTATCGCCGCGCACCTTATCAGGAGCTTGAGGCCGTCAAACGGAAGATTGATGCGAGTGCTGTCGGGTTTTTTACACAGCCGCTTTTTGACCTCCCTATGTTGGAGCTTTGCGCCAGGTGGCTGGAGGGTCAGTCCGTTTTCTGGGGTGTGTCCCCGGTCGTGAGTGAGAAAAGCCGCGCTTATTGGGAAAACGTCAATCACGTCGTCTTTGCACGGGATTTTGACGCGTCTCTTTCCGCAAATATTGCTTTCGCGCAGAAAATGCTCGACTTCGTTAAGAGGGAGAAGAGCAATATTTACTTTATGCCTTTACGCATTGACCTCGCCGCTTATCTTGGCGGACTGATGATGCCGGCAGTTTAA